In Dromaius novaehollandiae isolate bDroNov1 chromosome 2, bDroNov1.hap1, whole genome shotgun sequence, one DNA window encodes the following:
- the RNMT gene encoding mRNA cap guanine-N7 methyltransferase, translated as MADLTKIEEQEVEKNLSEEAERTSHTLEEDSGVNLEGNSSTSGTGHSTENEKEITSDNQDNRGKKRKLDPEDEAPRKIREIGHGQAVAAHYNELQEVGLEKRSQSRIFYLRNFNNWTKSVLIGEFIDRVRRKKNDITVLDLGCGKGGDLLKWKKGRIKKLVCIDIADISVQQCKQRYEDMTARCRYNERIFDAEFIQADSTKDLLSSKYNDPHMRFDICSCQFVYHYSFETYEQADMMLKNACGNLSPGGYFIGTTPNSFELVKRLEASETNSFGNDVYNVKFEKKGEYPLFGCKYDFHLEEVVDVPEFLVYFPLLEEMAKKHGMKLVYKMTFREFYEEKIKNEEHKMLLRRMQALEPYSAFGDSRLVSDKPDDYEHAEEFIKDGKAKLPLGTLSKSEWEATSIYLVFAFEKQL; from the exons ATGGCTGATTTAACCAAGATAGAGGAGCAGGAAGTTGAGAAGAATTTGTCTGAAGAAGCAGAGAGAACATCTCATACTTTAGAGGAAGATTCAGGTGTCAACTTGGAAGGCAATAGCTCAACTTCAGGTACAGGGCActccactgaaaatgaaaaagaaattactaGTGATAATCAggacaacagaggaaaaaagaggaaattagaTCCTGAAGATGAAGCTCCTAGGAAAATA CGTGAGATAGGCCATGGCCAAGCTGTAGCTGCACATTATAATGAACTTCAAGAAGTTGGATTAGAAAAACGCAGCCAGAGTCGTATATTCTACCTCCGAAACTTTAATAACTGGACAAAGAGTGTCCTAATTG GTGAATTTATAGACCGGGTACGACGGAAGAAGAATGATATAACTGTTTTGGATCTAGGATGTGGCAAAGGTGGAGACTTActtaaatggaaaaaaggcagaatTAAAAAACTTGTCTGTATAG ataTTGCTGACATTTCTGTGCAGCAGTGCAAGCAACGGTATGAGGACATGACAGCACGATGTCGCTATAATGAACGGATTTTTGATGCAGAATTTATACAAGCGGATAGTACCAAG GATCTCCTGTCTTCCAAATACAATGATCCACATATGCGCTTTGACATTTGCAGCTGTCAATTTGTTTACCATTATTCTTTTGAGACATATGAGCAGGCTGACATGATGCTTAAAAATGCTTGTGGGAACCTGTCTCCTGGGGGGTATTTTATTGGCACAACTCCAAATAGCTTTGAGCTCGT AAAACGACTTGAAGCTTCAGAAACAAATTCATTTGGGAATGATGTTTACAATGTAAAATTTGAAAAGAAGGGAGAATATCCCTTGTTTGGCTGCAAGTATGACTTCCACTTAGAAGAAGTGGTTGATGTTCCTGAGTTCTTGGTTTATTTTCCATTGCTGGAAGA AATGGCGAAGAAGCATGGTATGAAATTAGTCTACAAAATGACATTTCGGGAATTCTATGAAGAAAAGATCAAGAATGAGGAGCATAAAATGTTGTTAAGGAGAATGCAGGCCTTGGAG CCATATTCAGCCTTTGGTGATTCCAGGCTTGTTTCTGATAAACCTGATGATTATGAGCATGCAGAAGAGTTTATCAAAGATGGCAAGGCAAAGTTACCATTG GGAACCTTGAGTAAATCTGAATGGGAAGCAACAA GTATTTACTTGGTGTTTGCCTTCGAGAAGCAACTGTGA